One genomic region from Mesorhizobium terrae encodes:
- a CDS encoding DUF1244 domain-containing protein, producing MNDLSDEQKRDFEAAAFRRLLEHLRERTDVQNIDLMNLAGFCRNCLSNWYREAAEAKGVPLSKDQSREIVYGMPYAEWQAQHQTEASDAQKAAFATNRPKDH from the coding sequence ATGAACGACCTCAGCGACGAACAGAAACGCGACTTCGAAGCGGCAGCCTTCCGCCGACTGCTCGAACATCTGCGCGAGCGCACAGACGTCCAGAATATCGACCTGATGAACCTTGCCGGCTTCTGCCGCAACTGCCTGTCCAACTGGTACCGCGAGGCCGCCGAGGCCAAAGGCGTTCCTCTTTCCAAGGACCAGTCGCGCGAGATCGTCTACGGCATGCCCTACGCCGAATGGCAAGCCCAGCACCAGACCGAAGCTTCCGACGCCCAGAAAGCCGCCTTCGCGACCAATCGCCCGAAGGATCATTGA
- a CDS encoding N-formylglutamate amidohydrolase → MTRSTVFAPFDLIEGDRSRGIVLVADHARRDLPEEYGALGLPAAEFERHIAYDIGVEAVTRELAALVNAPAILANFSRLLIDPNRGEDDPTLIRQLYDGTVVPGNYPMSAEERARRLERFYRPYHDAVAAMIASVAEASGRAPFILSIHSFTPVMQGRTRPWHAGILWDLDDRAPRPIIEALAADKDLVVGDNEPYDGALRGDTMFRHAIVNGFAHALIEIRQDLIADQKGALAWAERLAPIVEVVNRQPDIQAVRMFGSRTGPL, encoded by the coding sequence ATGACCCGATCCACAGTTTTTGCGCCGTTCGACCTGATAGAAGGTGACCGTAGCCGCGGCATCGTGCTGGTGGCCGACCACGCGCGGCGCGATCTACCGGAAGAATATGGCGCGCTTGGGTTGCCAGCCGCGGAGTTCGAACGCCACATCGCCTATGATATCGGCGTCGAGGCGGTGACGCGCGAACTGGCTGCTCTCGTCAACGCGCCGGCGATACTCGCCAATTTCTCGCGGCTCCTGATCGATCCCAACCGTGGCGAGGACGACCCGACGCTGATCCGCCAGCTTTATGACGGCACCGTGGTGCCCGGCAACTATCCGATGTCGGCCGAGGAGCGCGCGCGACGGCTGGAGCGCTTCTACCGCCCCTATCACGACGCCGTCGCCGCTATGATCGCCTCGGTGGCCGAGGCGTCGGGTCGGGCGCCGTTCATCCTCTCCATCCATTCCTTCACGCCCGTTATGCAGGGCCGAACGCGTCCTTGGCATGCCGGCATCCTGTGGGACCTGGACGACCGCGCGCCGCGCCCGATCATCGAGGCGCTGGCGGCCGACAAGGATCTCGTGGTCGGCGATAACGAACCCTATGACGGCGCCCTGCGCGGTGACACCATGTTCCGGCACGCTATCGTCAACGGCTTCGCCCATGCGCTCATCGAAATCCGCCAGGACCTGATCGCCGACCAGAAAGGCGCACTCGCCTGGGCGGAGCGGCTGGCCCCGATCGTTGAAGTGGTCAACCGCCAACCCGATATACAGGCGGTGAGGATGTTCGGCTCGCGCACCGGGCCGCTGTGA
- a CDS encoding DUF1036 domain-containing protein yields the protein MASAGRQRTRKGLALLLPLLVLLAAPLVMASEARADFRVCNATQNLVGVGIGYRAKSGWITEGWWHIEGSTCKTLIEGPLSSRFYYLYAEDAERGGRWDGPISMCVAEKEFKIAGVTDCVARGFQRAGFQEYDTGEQASWMVQLTEQPTTEGAPATPASNGQNSQ from the coding sequence ATGGCATCCGCCGGCCGGCAGCGTACGCGAAAGGGCCTCGCCCTCTTGCTGCCGCTGCTCGTGCTTCTCGCGGCGCCGCTGGTGATGGCATCCGAGGCCAGGGCCGATTTCAGGGTGTGCAACGCCACCCAGAACCTCGTCGGCGTCGGCATCGGCTATCGCGCCAAATCGGGCTGGATCACCGAAGGCTGGTGGCACATCGAAGGCTCGACCTGCAAGACGCTGATCGAGGGGCCGCTGTCATCGAGGTTTTATTATCTCTATGCAGAAGATGCCGAGCGCGGCGGCCGTTGGGATGGTCCGATCTCGATGTGCGTGGCCGAGAAGGAATTCAAGATCGCCGGCGTAACCGATTGCGTCGCCCGGGGCTTCCAACGCGCCGGATTCCAGGAATACGACACGGGCGAGCAGGCCAGCTGGATGGTCCAGTTGACCGAGCAGCCCACCACGGAGGGCGCGCCCGCCACTCCGGCAAGCAACGGTCAAAACAGTCAATGA
- the pyk gene encoding pyruvate kinase, translating into MRRSRKVKILATIGPASSDEAMLKKLFEAGADVFRINMSHSDHDLMRTLVARVRSVEAAVGRPIGILADLQGPKLRVGKFANGKEELTVGQTFTLDDNPELGDATRVHLPHPEILRSVEVGHRLLIDDGKVELKAVKTDGRSIVTTVVVGTKISDKKGVSLPDTDLPVGALTEKDRRDLDAVLAAGVDWVALSFIQRPEDLAEARKIARGRALLLSKIEKPQAVARLAEIIELSDALMVARGDLGVEMPLEAVPGIQKQITRAARRAGKPVVVATQMLESMISAPVPTRAEVSDVATAVFEGADAIMLSAESAAGAYPVEAVATMNRIAERVERDPTYAGIINAQRSEPEATGADAISLAAREIAETLKLSAIVTYTASGTTGLRAARERPQVPIIALSPILATARRLSLLWGTHCVVSEDATDLDDMVERACRIASEQGFGKAGDRIIVTAGVPLRTPGSTNMLRIAYLGADGQK; encoded by the coding sequence ATGAGACGCAGCCGCAAGGTCAAGATCCTAGCCACCATCGGTCCGGCCTCCTCCGATGAGGCCATGCTGAAAAAGCTCTTCGAGGCAGGTGCGGATGTGTTCCGCATCAATATGAGCCATTCCGATCATGACCTGATGCGCACGCTCGTTGCTCGCGTCCGCTCGGTCGAGGCCGCAGTCGGTCGCCCGATCGGTATCCTGGCCGATCTACAGGGGCCGAAGTTGCGCGTCGGCAAATTCGCCAATGGCAAGGAAGAATTGACCGTCGGCCAGACCTTCACGCTGGACGACAATCCGGAGCTTGGCGACGCGACCCGGGTCCACCTGCCGCATCCCGAGATCCTGCGCTCCGTCGAGGTCGGCCACCGGCTGTTGATCGATGACGGCAAGGTCGAGCTGAAGGCGGTCAAGACCGACGGCCGTTCCATCGTCACCACGGTGGTGGTCGGCACCAAGATTTCCGACAAGAAGGGCGTGTCGTTGCCCGATACGGACTTGCCGGTCGGCGCGCTGACCGAGAAGGACCGCAGGGATCTCGACGCGGTGCTCGCCGCCGGCGTCGATTGGGTGGCGCTGTCCTTCATCCAGCGGCCGGAAGACCTGGCGGAAGCCCGCAAGATCGCGCGCGGCCGGGCGTTGCTGCTCTCCAAGATCGAGAAGCCGCAGGCCGTGGCGCGACTGGCAGAGATCATCGAATTGTCCGATGCGCTGATGGTGGCGCGCGGCGATCTCGGCGTCGAGATGCCGCTCGAAGCGGTGCCCGGCATCCAGAAGCAGATCACACGCGCGGCGCGGCGTGCCGGCAAGCCGGTCGTGGTGGCCACCCAGATGCTGGAATCGATGATTTCCGCGCCGGTGCCGACCCGCGCCGAGGTGTCCGACGTGGCGACCGCCGTGTTCGAAGGCGCGGACGCCATCATGCTTTCGGCCGAATCCGCCGCCGGTGCCTATCCGGTCGAAGCGGTGGCAACGATGAACCGCATCGCCGAACGCGTCGAGCGCGATCCGACCTATGCCGGCATCATCAATGCCCAGCGCTCGGAACCGGAAGCGACCGGTGCCGACGCCATTTCGCTGGCGGCGCGCGAGATCGCCGAAACGTTGAAACTGTCGGCGATCGTCACCTACACCGCATCCGGCACCACCGGCCTGCGCGCGGCGCGCGAGCGGCCGCAGGTGCCGATCATCGCGTTGTCGCCGATCCTGGCCACGGCGCGGCGGTTGTCGCTTTTGTGGGGCACGCATTGCGTGGTCTCGGAAGACGCCACCGATCTCGACGACATGGTCGAACGCGCCTGCCGCATCGCTTCGGAACAGGGTTTCGGCAAGGCGGGCGACCGCATCATCGTCACCGCCGGCGTGCCGCTGCGGACACCGGGTTCCACGAACATGCTGCGGATCGCCTATCTGGGTGCCGACGGGCAGAAGTGA
- a CDS encoding tetratricopeptide repeat protein: MRIFFAVCTALSLSIPVLPAIAADSTTETAAPQTREQRLDRLFSDLKHERNPKAAERIAGRIWAEWNRSGSASIDLMMQWSQKAIEDQKFDVALDFLDQVVTLDPKYAEGWNRRATAHFLMKNYAKSMADIEKTLELEPRHFGALSGMAQIMTETGRKQSALDAWQKVLDVYPMLRNAQDQVSKLSEDLAGEAI; the protein is encoded by the coding sequence ATGCGGATTTTTTTCGCCGTTTGCACGGCGCTTTCTCTTTCGATTCCTGTTCTGCCGGCCATTGCCGCCGACAGCACCACGGAGACCGCTGCGCCGCAGACGCGCGAACAGCGGCTCGACCGGCTGTTCTCCGATCTCAAGCATGAGCGCAATCCGAAGGCGGCCGAGCGCATCGCCGGCCGCATCTGGGCCGAATGGAACCGCTCCGGCAGCGCCTCGATCGACCTGATGATGCAATGGTCGCAGAAGGCGATCGAGGATCAGAAATTCGACGTAGCCCTCGATTTTCTCGACCAGGTGGTGACACTCGATCCCAAATATGCCGAGGGTTGGAACCGCCGCGCCACAGCGCATTTCCTGATGAAGAACTACGCCAAGTCGATGGCCGACATCGAGAAGACGCTGGAACTCGAACCGCGCCATTTCGGCGCCTTGTCGGGCATGGCGCAGATCATGACCGAGACCGGCCGCAAGCAGTCCGCGCTGGACGCCTGGCAGAAGGTGCTCGACGTCTATCCGATGTTGCGTAACGCTCAGGACCAGGTGTCGAAACTGTCCGAGGACCTAGCTGGAGAAGCGATATGA
- the ykgO gene encoding type B 50S ribosomal protein L36 produces the protein MKIKNSLKALKARHRDNQLVRRKGRIYIINKTAPRYKARQG, from the coding sequence ATGAAGATCAAGAATTCGCTCAAGGCGCTCAAGGCGCGTCACCGGGACAACCAGCTGGTTCGTCGCAAGGGCCGCATCTACATCATCAACAAGACTGCCCCGCGCTACAAGGCGCGTCAGGGCTGA
- a CDS encoding 5-(carboxyamino)imidazole ribonucleotide synthase: MLAMAAARLGYRTIILEPQPDCPAAQVANRQIVAAYDDAAALAELAASCAVITYEFENVPVTAAEALAATRPVRPPARALQVAQDRVVEKEFLNGIGVATAAFHAVDSDADLAAALADFGGSGVLKTRRLGYDGKGQRVLRGGEPVEGLYAVMGGVPLILESLVSFEFEISMIAARGLDGSLVVFDPARNVHRNGILHTSTVPASVSVATADAAKQASMAIVSALDYVGVIGIEFFVLPDGGLLANEIAPRVHNSGHWTEAACTVSQFEQHIRAVAGQPLGDAGRHSDCVMQNLIGDDVAEVPALLAEPGLMLHLYGKEEARPGRKMGHFTRIRPFAN; encoded by the coding sequence ATGCTGGCGATGGCCGCGGCCCGGCTTGGCTACCGCACCATCATCCTCGAGCCGCAGCCGGATTGCCCGGCCGCCCAGGTCGCCAATCGCCAGATCGTCGCCGCCTATGACGATGCCGCCGCGCTGGCCGAACTTGCGGCCTCCTGCGCGGTTATCACCTATGAATTCGAGAATGTGCCGGTCACCGCCGCCGAGGCGCTGGCCGCCACCCGGCCGGTGCGGCCGCCGGCGCGCGCGCTGCAGGTGGCGCAGGACCGCGTCGTCGAGAAGGAATTCCTGAACGGCATCGGCGTTGCCACGGCCGCCTTCCACGCTGTCGACAGCGATGCCGATCTTGCCGCGGCCCTGGCCGACTTCGGCGGCAGCGGCGTGCTGAAGACCCGCCGCCTCGGCTATGACGGCAAGGGCCAGCGCGTTTTGCGCGGCGGCGAACCGGTCGAGGGCCTCTATGCGGTCATGGGTGGGGTGCCGCTCATCCTGGAATCGCTGGTTTCCTTCGAGTTCGAGATTTCCATGATCGCCGCGCGCGGTCTCGACGGCTCTCTGGTCGTGTTCGATCCGGCGCGAAACGTGCACCGTAACGGCATTCTGCACACTTCGACGGTCCCTGCTTCCGTCTCCGTCGCCACGGCCGACGCGGCCAAGCAGGCCTCCATGGCCATCGTCAGCGCGCTCGATTATGTCGGCGTGATCGGCATTGAGTTCTTCGTCCTGCCCGACGGAGGACTGCTGGCCAACGAGATCGCGCCGCGCGTGCACAATTCCGGCCATTGGACGGAGGCCGCCTGCACGGTTTCGCAGTTCGAGCAGCATATCCGCGCCGTTGCCGGCCAGCCGCTGGGCGATGCCGGGCGCCATTCCGATTGCGTGATGCAAAACCTGATCGGAGACGACGTTGCCGAGGTGCCGGCTTTGCTCGCCGAGCCCGGCCTCATGCTGCACCTCTATGGCAAGGAAGAAGCGCGGCCCGGTCGCAAGATGGGGCATTTCACCCGCATCCGTCCATTTGCCAACTGA
- the purE gene encoding 5-(carboxyamino)imidazole ribonucleotide mutase yields the protein MGSQSDWATMRHAAEILEVLEIPHKALIVSAHRTPDRLYDFAKGAKAAGFKVIIAGAGGAAHLPGMTAAMTPLPVFGVPVESKALSGQDSLLSIVQMPAGIPVGTLAIGKAGAANAALLAAAVLALNDTALAERLDGWRAGQTARVAVVPVDQP from the coding sequence ATGGGCAGCCAGTCCGACTGGGCGACCATGCGTCACGCCGCCGAGATATTGGAGGTGCTGGAGATCCCGCACAAGGCGCTGATCGTTTCGGCCCATCGCACTCCGGACCGGCTCTATGATTTCGCTAAGGGCGCCAAGGCCGCCGGATTCAAGGTGATCATCGCCGGCGCCGGCGGTGCTGCCCACCTGCCCGGCATGACGGCCGCCATGACCCCGCTGCCGGTGTTCGGCGTGCCGGTGGAATCGAAGGCGCTGTCCGGCCAGGACTCGCTTTTGTCCATCGTCCAGATGCCGGCGGGCATCCCGGTCGGCACCCTGGCCATCGGCAAGGCCGGTGCCGCCAACGCGGCGCTGCTCGCGGCAGCCGTGCTTGCCCTCAACGACACCGCCCTGGCCGAACGGCTCGACGGCTGGCGTGCTGGCCAAACCGCCAGGGTCGCTGTCGTGCCGGTGGACCAGCCGTGA
- a CDS encoding carbon-nitrogen hydrolase family protein — MRVAFVEWPEALEANSAEWDGIADRLIAARPDILITNELPFGHWIAEQPAFDAEHSQQSIDAHEKGLEALAGLGIPAILSSRPVRAEGLLVNEAVAIENSVVRPVHRKHYFPEEPGWYEASWYVPGSDGFTASAVGGLTVGVMLCTDAMFNEHARSYGRQGASLIAIPRAAGTATENWLTAGKMAAIVSGGYVVSSNRVGRSRNGTVFGGTGFAFAPDGALLAVTNPSDPLQVIEIDPERASRQRSEYPCYVRG; from the coding sequence ATGCGTGTTGCTTTTGTGGAATGGCCGGAGGCACTTGAGGCAAATAGCGCGGAATGGGATGGCATCGCCGACCGGCTCATCGCTGCACGGCCGGATATCCTGATCACCAACGAACTTCCATTCGGACACTGGATTGCCGAGCAACCGGCTTTTGATGCCGAGCATTCCCAACAAAGCATCGACGCACACGAAAAGGGGCTCGAAGCCCTCGCCGGGTTGGGTATCCCGGCCATACTTTCGTCAAGACCTGTACGAGCGGAAGGCTTGCTCGTCAACGAAGCCGTGGCGATCGAGAACAGCGTTGTCCGGCCAGTTCATCGAAAGCACTATTTTCCCGAAGAGCCCGGCTGGTACGAGGCCAGCTGGTATGTTCCCGGCAGCGACGGCTTTACAGCCAGCGCGGTTGGTGGCCTGACCGTTGGTGTGATGTTGTGCACCGACGCGATGTTCAACGAACATGCGCGCAGCTACGGACGTCAGGGCGCCTCCCTCATCGCCATCCCGCGCGCGGCGGGCACGGCGACGGAAAACTGGCTCACCGCAGGTAAGATGGCTGCGATCGTGTCGGGAGGCTATGTGGTGAGCTCCAACCGGGTGGGCCGTTCTCGGAACGGCACTGTCTTTGGCGGCACCGGTTTTGCTTTCGCCCCGGATGGCGCCCTTCTGGCCGTAACTAACCCGTCAGACCCGCTTCAGGTCATCGAAATCGATCCGGAACGCGCCTCCAGGCAGCGCAGCGAATATCCCTGCTACGTTCGCGGTTAG
- a CDS encoding YdcH family protein, translating to MSEQEQAEIRLEFARLKQEHADFDAAINAMIATGCDPLQVQRMKKKKLALKDRLSALEDRIIPDIIA from the coding sequence ATGTCGGAACAGGAACAGGCCGAGATTCGTCTCGAGTTTGCACGCTTGAAGCAGGAACACGCCGATTTCGACGCGGCGATCAACGCGATGATCGCCACAGGCTGCGATCCGCTGCAGGTCCAGCGCATGAAGAAGAAGAAACTGGCGCTGAAGGACCGGCTGAGCGCATTGGAAGACCGCATCATCCCCGACATCATCGCCTGA
- a CDS encoding YdcH family protein: MSLASHLEELHRKHSDIEREIDDALLHPSVDDLEIVCLKRRKLAIKDEIEKLKAQPTTH, translated from the coding sequence ATGTCTCTGGCGTCCCATCTTGAAGAGCTTCACCGGAAACACAGCGATATCGAACGCGAAATCGACGATGCGCTGCTGCATCCATCGGTGGATGATCTTGAGATCGTTTGCCTCAAGCGACGCAAGCTGGCCATTAAGGACGAAATCGAAAAACTGAAGGCCCAACCGACAACACACTGA
- the ispG gene encoding flavodoxin-dependent (E)-4-hydroxy-3-methylbut-2-enyl-diphosphate synthase yields MTGYFSSPFPRRQSVGVDVGGVIVGGSAPVVVQSMTNTDTADIDQTVAQVAALHRAGSEIVRITVDRDESAAAVPKIRERLERLGVHVPLVGDFHYIGHKLLTDHPACAEALAKYRINPGNVGFKDKKDKQFAEIVEMAIRHEKPVRIGVNWGSLDQELLTRLMDENQKKGSPLTANQVMREAIVQSAILSAELAEEIGLGRDKIILSAKVSGVQDLVAVYTMLATRSDHALHLGLTEAGMGSKGIVASSAAMGILLQQGIGDTIRISLTPEPGGDRTREVQVAQELLQTMGFRQFVPIVAACPGCGRTTSTVFQELAQSIQEDLRKNMPVWREKYPGVEELKVAVMGCIVNGPGESKHADIGISLPGTGETPSAPVFIDGRKAATLRGPNIAADFEKMVADYIEQRFGGHGQAAAE; encoded by the coding sequence ATGACCGGGTATTTTTCCTCCCCATTTCCGCGCCGGCAGTCGGTGGGTGTCGATGTCGGCGGCGTGATCGTCGGCGGCAGCGCCCCGGTCGTCGTGCAGTCGATGACCAACACCGATACGGCCGATATCGACCAGACGGTGGCGCAAGTGGCCGCGTTGCACCGCGCCGGTTCGGAAATCGTGCGCATCACCGTCGATCGCGACGAAAGCGCCGCCGCCGTGCCGAAGATCCGCGAACGGCTGGAGCGGCTTGGCGTTCATGTGCCGCTGGTTGGCGACTTCCACTATATCGGCCACAAGCTGCTGACCGATCATCCGGCCTGCGCCGAGGCGCTGGCGAAATACCGCATCAATCCCGGCAATGTCGGTTTCAAGGACAAGAAGGACAAGCAGTTCGCCGAGATCGTCGAGATGGCGATCCGCCATGAGAAGCCAGTGCGCATCGGCGTCAACTGGGGTTCGCTCGACCAGGAACTGCTGACGCGGCTGATGGACGAGAACCAGAAAAAGGGCTCGCCGCTGACGGCCAACCAGGTGATGCGCGAGGCCATCGTGCAGTCGGCGATCCTGTCGGCTGAACTCGCCGAAGAGATCGGGCTCGGCCGCGACAAGATCATCCTGTCGGCCAAGGTCAGCGGCGTGCAGGATCTTGTCGCTGTCTACACCATGCTGGCGACCCGCTCCGACCACGCGCTGCATCTGGGGCTCACCGAAGCGGGTATGGGCTCCAAGGGCATCGTCGCGTCGTCGGCCGCCATGGGCATTCTCTTGCAGCAGGGCATCGGCGACACGATCCGCATTTCGCTGACGCCTGAGCCTGGCGGCGATCGCACCCGCGAGGTGCAGGTGGCGCAGGAATTGCTGCAGACCATGGGTTTCCGCCAGTTCGTGCCGATCGTGGCGGCTTGCCCGGGTTGCGGGCGCACCACCTCGACCGTCTTCCAGGAACTGGCCCAGTCGATCCAAGAGGATCTGCGAAAGAACATGCCGGTCTGGCGCGAGAAATATCCCGGCGTCGAAGAGTTGAAGGTCGCGGTGATGGGCTGCATCGTCAATGGACCGGGCGAATCCAAACATGCCGATATCGGCATCTCGCTGCCGGGCACGGGCGAAACGCCGTCGGCACCGGTTTTCATCGACGGGCGCAAGGCGGCAACCTTGCGTGGACCGAACATCGCCGCCGACTTCGAGAAGATGGTCGCCGACTACATCGAACAACGTTTCGGCGGGCACGGCCAGGCGGCGGCCGAATAG